From a single Nicotiana tomentosiformis chromosome 2, ASM39032v3, whole genome shotgun sequence genomic region:
- the LOC138904733 gene encoding uncharacterized mitochondrial protein AtMg00810-like gives MQSPGDSHLKAAAHVLGYLKGNLSLGTFLSNSRDYRVRAFCDSDWAACPETRMSVSGYIILLGDSRISWKSKKQSTISLSSAEAVHQAALHIAKNPVFHERTKHIEVDCHFWVFSLSSIGAQSELDHIVNPQYFVKGVAIFV, from the exons ATGCAAAGTCCTGGAGATAGTCACCTAAAAGCAGCAGCACATGTGTTGGGATACTTGAAAGGGAATTTATCTCTAGGCACATTTCTATCCAACAGTAGAGATTACAGAGTAAGAGCCTTTTGTGACTCTGATTGGGCTGCTTGCCCTGAAACTAGGATGTCTGTCAGTGGTTACATAATATTGCTTGGTGACAGCCGCATCAGTTGGAAATCTAAGAAGCAATCTACCATTTCCTTGTCATCAGCAGAAGCTGTGCA CCAAGCAGCACTTCACATTGCAAAGAATCCAGTCTTCCATGAGCGGACCAAACACATAGAAGTGGACTGTCATTTT TGGGTGTTTTCCCTTTCCTCCATTGGAGCTCAATCTGAGCTCGATCACATTGTTAATCCTCAATATTTTGTCAAGGGTGTTGCAATCTTTGTTTGA